A stretch of Shinella zoogloeoides DNA encodes these proteins:
- the tolR gene encoding protein TolR has translation MGMSVGAKNSGGGRRRRGGKKAPMSEINVTPFVDVMLVLLIIFMVAAPLMTVGVPIDLPKTQAKALNADTQPITVSVKADGQVFLQETPIPVEEIAAKLQAVATTGYTERVFVRGDGNAPYGVIADVMSRIQGGGFTNIGLVTEQKPDN, from the coding sequence ATGGGCATGTCAGTCGGAGCAAAGAATTCGGGCGGTGGCCGCCGTCGCCGCGGCGGCAAGAAGGCCCCTATGAGCGAGATCAACGTGACGCCGTTCGTTGACGTCATGCTGGTGCTGCTCATCATCTTCATGGTGGCCGCACCGCTGATGACGGTCGGCGTGCCGATCGATCTGCCGAAGACGCAGGCCAAGGCCCTCAACGCCGATACGCAGCCGATCACCGTCTCGGTCAAGGCCGACGGGCAGGTGTTTCTGCAGGAAACGCCGATCCCGGTCGAGGAGATCGCCGCCAAACTGCAGGCCGTGGCGACTACCGGCTATACCGAGCGCGTCTTCGTGCGTGGCGACGGCAATGCGCCCTATGGCGTGATCGCCGACGTCATGTCGCGCATCCAGGGTGGCGGCTTCACCAATATCGGCCTCGTCACCGAGCAGAAACCGGATAATTGA
- the ybgC gene encoding tol-pal system-associated acyl-CoA thioesterase, with amino-acid sequence MSGTTFSICGELKEAGHELVQRVYYEDTDFSGAVYHARYLHFMERARTDYLRCLGVEQSTLFDSDAEGLAFVVHRMEIDFKSPARMDDILTIRTVTEKAGGAKMVLQQVVEREGAPLIAAKVVIAVVNRQGRPRRLPEALAARFLAKGREIPDA; translated from the coding sequence ATGTCAGGCACGACTTTTTCGATTTGCGGCGAACTGAAGGAAGCGGGGCACGAACTCGTCCAGCGGGTCTATTACGAGGACACGGACTTTTCCGGCGCCGTCTATCACGCCCGCTACCTGCATTTCATGGAGCGTGCCCGCACGGATTACCTGCGCTGCCTCGGTGTCGAGCAATCCACCCTGTTCGATAGCGATGCCGAGGGCCTGGCCTTCGTCGTGCATCGCATGGAGATCGACTTCAAGTCTCCTGCGCGCATGGACGATATCCTGACGATCCGCACCGTCACGGAAAAGGCCGGCGGGGCGAAGATGGTGCTGCAGCAGGTCGTGGAGCGCGAGGGCGCGCCGCTGATCGCGGCCAAGGTGGTGATCGCCGTGGTGAACCGGCAGGGCCGGCCGCGCCGGCTGCCCGAGGCGCTGGCCGCGCGTTTCCTTGCCAAAGGTCGGGAAATCCCCGACGCATAG
- the tolB gene encoding Tol-Pal system beta propeller repeat protein TolB encodes MFRRNLLRLLVVLTGLAASLPQAWALVEININKGNVEPLPIAVTDFVAGGDLGQRISEVIAADLKRSGLFAPVNKQAFIEKISNPDQPPRFDDWKVINAQALVTGRVTQEGDGRLRAEFRLWDTFAGQQLTGQQFYTQPENWRRVAHIIADAIYERLTGEKGYFDTRVVYVAESGPKTARKRQLAIMDQDGFNARALTNSNELVLTPRFSPNRQEITYMSFEGNQPRVYLLQLETGQREVVGDFPGMTFSPRFSPDGQKVIMSLQQEGNANIYTMDLRSRTTTRLTSTAAIDTAPSYAPDGTQIVFESDRGGKPQLYVMGADGSGQRRISFGDGSYSTPVWSPRGDLIAFTKQSGGKFSIGVMKPDGSGERILTTGFHNEGPTWAPNGRVLMFFRQAAGSGGPQIYSIDLSGYNEQLVQTKGFASDPAWSPLLE; translated from the coding sequence ATGTTCAGACGCAATCTCCTCCGTTTGCTGGTCGTGCTGACCGGCCTCGCGGCCTCCCTGCCGCAGGCCTGGGCGCTTGTGGAAATCAACATCAACAAGGGTAACGTCGAGCCGTTGCCGATCGCGGTGACGGACTTCGTTGCCGGCGGCGACCTCGGCCAGCGCATCTCCGAGGTCATCGCGGCGGACCTGAAGCGGTCCGGCCTCTTTGCCCCGGTCAACAAGCAGGCCTTCATCGAGAAGATCTCGAACCCGGACCAGCCGCCGCGCTTCGACGACTGGAAGGTCATCAACGCGCAGGCCCTCGTCACCGGCCGCGTGACGCAGGAGGGCGACGGCCGCCTTCGTGCCGAGTTCCGCCTGTGGGACACCTTCGCCGGCCAGCAGCTCACCGGCCAGCAGTTCTACACGCAGCCGGAAAACTGGCGCCGCGTCGCCCATATCATCGCTGACGCGATCTATGAGCGCCTAACCGGCGAAAAGGGCTACTTCGACACCCGCGTCGTCTATGTCGCCGAAAGCGGCCCGAAGACGGCCCGCAAGCGCCAGCTCGCCATCATGGACCAGGACGGCTTCAACGCCCGCGCGCTGACGAATTCCAACGAGCTCGTCCTGACGCCGCGCTTCTCGCCGAACCGCCAGGAAATCACCTACATGTCCTTCGAGGGCAACCAGCCGCGCGTCTACCTGCTCCAGCTCGAGACGGGGCAGCGCGAGGTCGTCGGCGACTTCCCGGGCATGACCTTCTCGCCGCGCTTCTCGCCGGATGGCCAGAAGGTCATCATGAGCCTCCAGCAGGAAGGCAACGCCAATATCTACACGATGGACCTGCGCTCGCGCACCACGACGCGGCTCACCTCGACCGCGGCCATCGACACCGCGCCTTCCTATGCGCCGGACGGCACGCAGATCGTCTTCGAAAGCGACCGGGGCGGCAAGCCGCAGCTCTACGTGATGGGTGCCGACGGTTCCGGCCAGCGCCGTATCTCCTTCGGCGACGGCTCCTATTCCACGCCGGTCTGGTCCCCGCGCGGCGACCTCATCGCCTTCACCAAGCAGTCGGGCGGCAAGTTCTCCATCGGTGTGATGAAGCCGGACGGCTCGGGCGAGCGTATCCTGACCACCGGCTTCCACAACGAGGGGCCGACCTGGGCGCCGAACGGCCGCGTGCTGATGTTCTTCCGCCAGGCCGCCGGTTCGGGTGGTCCGCAGATCTACTCGATCGACCTTTCCGGCTACAACGAGCAGCTCGTCCAGACGAAGGGCTTCGCGTCCGACCCGGCCTGGTCGCCGCTTCTGGAATAG
- a CDS encoding cell envelope integrity protein TolA, whose amino-acid sequence MKGSLATSAVLHTLVLTWALVSLGSPESFDVANVEALPVDVVSIEELTQLQQGDKKADLKEKAAPTPTKKQTPVENAENAGENDIDLKKLPTPEAKPRDVETAASPQKAEKVVQTPDSKPEEIKQQEPASEPSTEVAAAAEAKQDVKPDPKPDAKPAEEKPAETPDAEALPDKVPLPEMKPKVEAKKTETAEKPTEKKVETAKAETAKTPDRKKDQKKKQEKATSMNDSDFNADEISALLNKEKAAGGGAKRSQEQAALGVSKPSNGSKLSLSEMDALRGQIQNNWSIIPGLADAADVRIQVKMQLDQNGDIIGEPEVTATGGSEAARRALAGGARRAIMKSRPFKGLPPEKYDAWSEVVVNFDPSQMM is encoded by the coding sequence ATGAAGGGCAGCCTCGCCACATCCGCCGTGCTCCACACCCTGGTTCTCACCTGGGCGCTGGTTTCGCTCGGCAGCCCTGAGAGCTTCGATGTCGCAAACGTCGAGGCGCTGCCGGTCGACGTCGTGTCGATCGAGGAGTTGACGCAGCTCCAGCAGGGCGACAAGAAAGCCGATTTGAAGGAAAAGGCCGCGCCGACGCCGACCAAGAAGCAGACGCCGGTCGAGAATGCGGAAAATGCCGGCGAGAACGATATCGACCTGAAGAAGCTGCCGACGCCGGAGGCAAAGCCGCGCGACGTCGAGACGGCGGCCTCACCGCAAAAGGCGGAGAAGGTCGTCCAGACGCCCGACAGCAAGCCCGAAGAGATAAAGCAGCAAGAGCCGGCGAGCGAACCCTCGACCGAGGTCGCCGCCGCTGCCGAGGCCAAGCAGGACGTCAAGCCGGACCCGAAGCCCGACGCCAAGCCCGCCGAGGAAAAGCCGGCCGAGACCCCGGACGCCGAGGCGCTGCCGGACAAGGTGCCGCTTCCCGAGATGAAGCCGAAGGTCGAGGCGAAGAAGACCGAGACCGCCGAGAAGCCAACTGAAAAGAAGGTGGAGACGGCCAAGGCCGAGACCGCCAAGACGCCGGACCGCAAGAAGGACCAGAAGAAGAAGCAGGAGAAGGCGACGTCGATGAACGACAGCGACTTCAACGCCGACGAGATCTCCGCGCTTCTCAACAAGGAAAAGGCTGCCGGCGGCGGCGCCAAGCGTTCGCAGGAACAGGCGGCGCTCGGCGTTTCGAAGCCGTCCAACGGCAGCAAGCTCTCGCTCAGCGAGATGGACGCATTGCGCGGCCAGATCCAGAACAACTGGTCGATCATCCCCGGCCTTGCCGATGCCGCCGACGTGCGCATCCAGGTCAAGATGCAGCTCGACCAGAACGGCGACATCATCGGCGAGCCGGAAGTGACGGCGACGGGCGGCTCGGAAGCCGCGCGCCGGGCGCTGGCCGGCGGTGCACGCCGCGCCATCATGAAATCGCGGCCCTTCAAGGGGCTGCCGCCTGAGAAATATGACGCCTGGAGCGAAGTCGTCGTGAACTTCGACCCCAGCCAAATGATGTAA
- the ybgF gene encoding tol-pal system protein YbgF, translating into MKKLVAAGVLSLAAVAGTVGPLSASPLTALTSAFLPAKQERAGDRDVVLAQAMDPRVGQLEEQIRTLNGRIEEMSYQLLQMQEQIRKAQEDNEYRFQDLESGKGGAKGKSGALEKPLDSGAATQQTASNTVPADDVAGTDPLATPDGGGAQPQELGSIKFDENGNPIGADANPDLNNQSAALPGVDGGQPQASGSATASLDNPDDLYQTAYGHVLTGDYQLAEREFRDYLDIFPSSEKAADANFWLGEAQYSQGNFNDAAKTFLNAHQTFSKSKKAPEMLLKLGMSLAALDNRETACATLREVSKRYPSASKAVKAKVSSEQSRLSC; encoded by the coding sequence ATGAAGAAACTTGTCGCGGCAGGCGTTCTCAGTCTCGCAGCGGTGGCGGGCACCGTCGGACCGCTCAGCGCATCGCCGCTCACGGCACTGACGAGCGCTTTCCTTCCAGCCAAGCAGGAACGGGCGGGCGACCGCGACGTTGTGCTGGCCCAGGCCATGGACCCGCGGGTCGGCCAGCTCGAGGAGCAGATCCGCACCCTCAACGGCCGCATCGAGGAGATGAGCTACCAGCTTCTCCAGATGCAGGAGCAGATCCGCAAGGCTCAGGAAGACAACGAGTATCGCTTCCAGGACCTCGAAAGCGGAAAGGGCGGCGCGAAGGGCAAGAGCGGTGCGCTCGAAAAGCCTCTCGATAGCGGCGCCGCCACCCAGCAGACCGCATCCAACACGGTTCCGGCGGACGATGTCGCCGGAACCGACCCCCTCGCCACGCCGGACGGCGGTGGCGCCCAGCCGCAGGAACTCGGCTCGATCAAGTTCGACGAGAACGGCAATCCGATCGGCGCGGACGCCAATCCGGACCTGAACAACCAGAGCGCCGCGCTGCCCGGCGTCGACGGCGGCCAGCCACAGGCCTCGGGATCCGCGACCGCCTCCCTCGACAATCCCGACGACCTCTACCAGACCGCCTACGGCCATGTGCTGACGGGCGACTACCAGCTCGCCGAACGTGAATTCCGCGATTACCTCGATATTTTCCCGAGCAGCGAGAAGGCGGCGGACGCCAATTTCTGGCTCGGCGAGGCGCAATATTCGCAGGGTAACTTCAACGACGCGGCCAAGACCTTCCTCAACGCCCACCAGACCTTCAGCAAATCGAAGAAGGCGCCGGAAATGCTGCTGAAGCTTGGCATGTCGCTCGCCGCCCTCGACAACCGCGAAACCGCCTGCGCCACGCTGCGCGAGGTGAGCAAGCGCTACCCCAGCGCCTCGAAGGCCGTGAAGGCCAAGGTTTCCTCCGAACAGAGCCGCCTGTCCTGCTGA
- the tolQ gene encoding protein TolQ — protein sequence MEQVGLEAAGSVTLWGLFMQAGFVVKLVMLGLIAASVWTWAIVVDKTVTYGKARRQLDSFEQVFWSGQSLEELYRTLSDRQTSGMSAIFVAAMREWKKSFERGARSPIGLQMRIDRAMDVTLSRESETLEARLGSLATIGSAAPFVGLFGTVVGIMTSFQAIAGSKQTSLAVVAPGIAEALLATAIGLLAAIPAVIAYNKFSADAGKLTARMEGFADEFSAILSRQIDEKLQPRAAAQ from the coding sequence ATGGAACAAGTGGGTTTGGAAGCGGCAGGCAGCGTGACCCTTTGGGGTCTGTTCATGCAGGCCGGATTCGTCGTGAAGCTGGTCATGCTCGGCCTGATCGCCGCGTCGGTATGGACCTGGGCCATCGTCGTCGACAAGACGGTGACTTATGGCAAGGCGCGCCGCCAGCTCGACAGCTTCGAGCAGGTCTTCTGGTCTGGCCAGTCGCTGGAGGAGCTTTACCGCACGCTCTCCGACCGGCAGACCTCCGGCATGAGCGCCATCTTCGTGGCGGCGATGCGGGAATGGAAGAAGAGTTTCGAGCGCGGGGCGCGATCGCCCATCGGCTTGCAGATGCGTATCGACCGGGCGATGGACGTGACCCTGTCGCGTGAATCCGAAACGCTGGAAGCGCGCCTCGGCTCGCTCGCCACCATCGGCTCGGCCGCGCCCTTCGTCGGCCTCTTCGGCACGGTCGTCGGCATCATGACCTCGTTCCAGGCCATCGCCGGTTCCAAGCAGACGAGCCTTGCGGTTGTCGCGCCCGGTATCGCCGAAGCGCTTCTGGCGACGGCCATCGGCCTTCTCGCCGCAATTCCGGCGGTTATTGCCTACAACAAGTTCTCCGCCGACGCCGGCAAGCTGACGGCGCGCATGGAAGGCTTCGCGGACGAGTTCTCGGCCATCCTCTCGCGCCAGATCGACGAGAAGCTGCAGCCGCGCGCCGCGGCGCAGTAA
- the ruvA gene encoding Holliday junction branch migration protein RuvA has protein sequence MIGKLKGTIDEIGEDHVVLDVHGVGYVAHCSARTLGKLGSVGEAAVLFIETYVREDQFRLFGFLTALEREWFRLLQSVQGVGSKVALAVLSTLTPGELANAIALQDKTAVSRAPGVGPKVAVRIITELRNKAPAFAGEASATIGLKQEIGEGVASAPVADAVSALTNLGYSRDQAANAVAAALKNGGEGADSAKLIRLGLKELSR, from the coding sequence ATGATCGGCAAACTCAAAGGCACCATCGACGAGATCGGCGAGGATCATGTCGTCCTCGACGTGCACGGCGTCGGCTATGTCGCCCATTGCTCGGCGCGCACGCTCGGCAAGCTCGGCTCGGTCGGGGAGGCGGCAGTGCTGTTCATCGAGACCTATGTGCGGGAGGACCAGTTCCGCCTCTTCGGCTTCCTGACCGCGCTGGAGCGGGAATGGTTCCGGCTGCTGCAGAGCGTGCAGGGCGTCGGCTCCAAGGTGGCGCTGGCGGTGCTGTCCACGCTGACGCCGGGAGAGCTGGCGAACGCGATTGCGCTGCAGGACAAGACGGCGGTGTCTCGTGCGCCGGGCGTCGGGCCGAAGGTCGCTGTGCGCATCATCACGGAACTGCGCAACAAGGCTCCGGCCTTTGCCGGCGAGGCCTCGGCCACGATTGGCCTTAAGCAGGAGATCGGCGAAGGCGTCGCTTCGGCGCCGGTCGCCGACGCCGTCTCGGCGCTCACCAATCTCGGTTACTCGCGCGATCAGGCGGCCAATGCCGTCGCGGCGGCGCTCAAGAATGGCGGGGAGGGCGCAGACAGCGCCAAGCTCATCCGCCTCGGGCTCAAGGAATTGTCGCGGTGA
- the pal gene encoding peptidoglycan-associated lipoprotein Pal → MSRIQTPAAGRMQTIARNPAVIALVMTLALAGCASKKNLPNSAGDLGLNGGGAGAATPGSPQDFTVNVGDRIFFDTDSTSIRADAAATLDRQAQWLQRYPNFAITIEGHADERGTREYNLALGARRAASTRQYLASRGVPAARMKTISFGKEKPVAVCDDISCWSQNRRAVTVLGGAGM, encoded by the coding sequence ATGAGCCGCATTCAGACCCCGGCCGCTGGCCGCATGCAGACCATCGCCCGCAACCCGGCCGTCATCGCGCTTGTCATGACGCTCGCGCTGGCAGGCTGCGCTTCCAAGAAGAACCTGCCGAACAGCGCCGGCGACCTCGGCCTCAACGGCGGCGGCGCAGGCGCCGCGACGCCCGGCTCGCCGCAGGACTTCACCGTCAATGTCGGCGACCGCATCTTCTTCGACACCGACTCCACCTCGATCCGTGCCGATGCCGCCGCGACGCTCGACCGCCAGGCCCAGTGGCTGCAGCGCTACCCGAACTTCGCGATCACGATCGAAGGCCATGCCGACGAGCGCGGCACGCGTGAATACAACCTCGCGCTCGGCGCGCGCCGTGCGGCATCCACCCGCCAGTACCTTGCTTCGCGCGGCGTGCCGGCAGCCCGCATGAAGACCATCTCCTTCGGCAAGGAAAAGCCGGTCGCCGTCTGCGACGACATTTCCTGCTGGTCGCAGAACCGCCGCGCCGTCACCGTTCTCGGTGGCGCGGGCATGTAA
- the ftsH gene encoding ATP-dependent zinc metalloprotease FtsH — translation MNPNFRNFALWAIIALLLIALFSMFQTSPAQTGSREIPYSQFLKEVDSSRVKEVVITGEKIVGSYVETGATFQTYAPAGDNSLVQRLEAKNVVVSARPETDGSSSFLSYIGTLLPMLLILGVWLFFMRQMQGGSRGAMGFGKSKAKLLTEAHGRVTFADVAGVDEAKQDLEEIVEFLRDPQKFQRLGGRIPRGVLLVGPPGTGKTLLARSVAGEANVPFFTISGSDFVEMFVGVGASRVRDMFEQAKKNAPCIIFIDEIDAVGRHRGAGLGGGNDEREQTLNQLLVEMDGFEANEGIILIAATNRPDVLDPALLRPGRFDRQVVVPNPDIVGRERILKVHVRNVPLAPNVDLKILARGTPGFSGADLMNLVNEAALMAARRNKRLVTMQEFEDAKDKIMMGAERRSSAMTEAEKKLTAYHEAGHAIVALKVPAADPLHKATIIPRGRALGMVMQLPEGDRYSMSYKWMVSRLAIMMGGRVAEEITFGKENITSGASSDIEQATKLARAMVTQWGFSDQLGQVAYGENQQEVFLGHSVAQQKNVSEATAQKIDNEIRRLIDEAYAEAKRILTEQNHEFVALAEGLLEYETLTGDEIKALIRGEKPARDLGDDTPPSRGSAVPKAGHKKGGEPEGGLEPQPQ, via the coding sequence ATGAATCCCAATTTCCGAAACTTCGCCCTCTGGGCGATTATCGCTCTCCTGCTGATCGCTTTGTTCAGCATGTTCCAGACGAGTCCGGCCCAGACCGGCTCTCGGGAAATTCCCTATTCGCAGTTCCTCAAGGAAGTGGACTCGAGCCGGGTGAAGGAAGTCGTCATCACCGGCGAAAAGATCGTCGGCAGCTATGTCGAGACCGGCGCGACCTTCCAGACCTATGCGCCGGCCGGCGACAATTCGCTCGTCCAGCGTCTCGAGGCCAAGAACGTGGTCGTCAGCGCGCGCCCGGAAACGGACGGTTCCTCCAGCTTCCTGAGCTATATCGGCACCTTGCTGCCCATGCTGCTGATCCTCGGCGTCTGGCTGTTCTTCATGCGCCAGATGCAGGGCGGCTCGCGCGGAGCGATGGGCTTCGGCAAGTCCAAGGCCAAGCTTTTGACCGAGGCGCATGGCCGCGTCACCTTCGCGGACGTCGCCGGCGTGGACGAAGCCAAACAGGACCTCGAGGAAATCGTCGAATTCCTGCGCGACCCGCAGAAGTTCCAGCGCCTCGGCGGGCGCATCCCGCGCGGCGTGTTGCTCGTCGGCCCGCCCGGCACCGGTAAGACCCTGCTCGCGCGCTCCGTCGCGGGCGAGGCGAACGTGCCCTTCTTCACCATCTCCGGCTCGGACTTCGTGGAAATGTTCGTCGGCGTCGGCGCGAGCCGCGTGCGCGACATGTTCGAGCAGGCCAAGAAGAACGCGCCCTGCATCATCTTCATCGATGAAATCGACGCCGTCGGCCGCCATCGCGGCGCCGGCCTCGGCGGCGGCAATGACGAGCGCGAGCAGACGCTGAACCAGCTTCTCGTCGAGATGGACGGCTTCGAGGCGAACGAGGGCATCATCCTCATCGCCGCCACCAACCGTCCCGACGTTCTCGACCCGGCGCTCCTGCGTCCCGGCCGCTTCGACCGCCAGGTCGTCGTGCCGAACCCGGATATCGTCGGCCGCGAACGCATCCTCAAGGTGCATGTGCGCAATGTGCCGCTCGCCCCGAATGTCGACCTCAAGATCCTTGCGCGCGGCACGCCCGGCTTTTCCGGCGCCGACCTCATGAACCTCGTCAACGAGGCCGCCCTGATGGCCGCGCGCCGCAACAAGCGCCTCGTCACCATGCAGGAGTTCGAGGACGCCAAGGACAAGATCATGATGGGCGCCGAGCGCCGCTCCTCGGCGATGACCGAGGCGGAAAAGAAGCTCACCGCCTATCACGAGGCTGGCCACGCCATCGTCGCGCTCAAGGTTCCTGCGGCCGACCCGCTGCACAAGGCGACGATCATCCCGCGCGGTCGCGCGCTGGGCATGGTCATGCAGCTTCCCGAGGGCGATCGCTACTCGATGAGCTACAAGTGGATGGTCTCGCGCCTCGCCATCATGATGGGCGGCCGCGTTGCCGAGGAGATCACCTTCGGCAAGGAGAACATCACCTCCGGCGCGTCCTCGGATATCGAGCAGGCCACCAAGCTTGCCCGCGCCATGGTCACGCAATGGGGCTTTTCCGACCAGCTCGGCCAGGTCGCCTATGGCGAGAACCAGCAGGAAGTGTTCCTCGGCCATTCGGTGGCGCAGCAGAAGAACGTCTCCGAGGCGACGGCGCAGAAGATCGACAACGAGATCCGCCGCCTGATCGACGAAGCCTATGCCGAAGCCAAGCGCATCCTGACCGAGCAGAACCACGAATTCGTGGCGCTGGCGGAAGGCCTGCTGGAATACGAGACGCTGACGGGCGACGAGATCAAGGCGCTCATCCGCGGCGAGAAGCCGGCGCGCGACCTTGGCGACGACACGCCGCCGAGCCGCGGCTCCGCCGTGCCGAAGGCCGGCCACAAGAAGGGCGGCGAACCGGAAGGCGGCCTGGAGCCACAGCCGCAGTAA
- the ruvB gene encoding Holliday junction branch migration DNA helicase RuvB, which yields MSDETRLLSPDKRGEDIDTALRPQTLDDFTGQAEARANLKIFIEAAKNRGEALDHVLFVGPPGLGKTTLAQIMAKELGVNFRSTSGPVIAKAGDLAALLTNLEECDVLFIDEIHRLNPAVEEILYPAMEDFQLDLIIGEGPAARSVKIDLSKFTLVAATTRLGLLTTPLRDRFGIPVRLNFYTVEELESIVRRGARLMGLGMTDEGAREIARRARGTPRIAGRLLRRVRDFAEVARAEAVTQKIADEALTRLLVDNMGLDQLDRRYLSMIAHNFGGGPVGIETIAAGLSEPRDAIEDIIEPYMIQQGFIQRTPRGRVLTANAWKHLGLTPPKDIEATQFRLFSEED from the coding sequence ATGAGCGACGAGACGAGACTGCTTTCGCCGGACAAGCGCGGCGAGGATATCGACACGGCCCTGCGTCCGCAGACGCTGGACGACTTCACCGGCCAGGCGGAGGCGCGCGCAAACCTGAAGATCTTCATCGAGGCGGCAAAGAACCGCGGCGAGGCGCTGGACCATGTGCTCTTCGTCGGCCCGCCCGGCCTCGGCAAGACGACGCTCGCCCAGATCATGGCCAAGGAGCTCGGCGTCAATTTTCGCTCGACCTCCGGTCCGGTCATCGCGAAAGCCGGCGACCTTGCCGCGCTGCTCACCAATCTCGAAGAGTGCGATGTGCTCTTCATCGACGAAATCCACCGGCTCAATCCGGCCGTCGAGGAAATCCTCTATCCGGCCATGGAGGATTTCCAGCTCGATCTCATCATCGGTGAGGGCCCGGCTGCGCGCTCGGTGAAGATCGACCTGTCGAAATTCACCCTCGTCGCCGCCACCACGCGCCTTGGCCTTCTGACGACGCCGCTGCGCGATCGTTTCGGCATTCCGGTGCGGCTCAATTTCTACACCGTCGAGGAACTGGAATCGATCGTGCGCCGCGGCGCGCGGCTGATGGGCCTCGGCATGACGGACGAGGGCGCGCGCGAGATCGCCCGGCGCGCCCGCGGCACGCCGCGCATCGCCGGCCGTCTCCTGCGCCGCGTGCGCGACTTCGCGGAAGTGGCGCGCGCGGAGGCGGTGACGCAGAAGATCGCAGACGAGGCGCTGACGCGGCTTCTCGTCGACAATATGGGCCTCGACCAGCTCGACCGGCGCTACCTCTCGATGATCGCGCACAATTTCGGCGGCGGTCCTGTCGGCATCGAGACGATCGCGGCGGGGCTTTCCGAGCCGCGCGACGCGATCGAGGACATCATCGAGCCCTACATGATCCAGCAGGGCTTCATCCAGCGTACGCCGCGCGGGCGCGTCTTGACCGCCAATGCCTGGAAGCATCTCGGCCTCACGCCGCCGAAGGATATCGAGGCGACGCAGTTCCGGCTGTTCTCCGAGGAGGATTGA
- the tilS gene encoding tRNA lysidine(34) synthetase TilS, which produces MARADNPVVEAAGHLLASFKRPAKLLIAISGGSDSTGLLVALATLCATGRYPHITLSACTVDHDLRAGSSEEALAVGALCDRYGIAHAIRRWEGAKPATGLQAAARAMRYDLLVDAAREGGADAIVAAHTLDDQHETVAMRAARAQQGVGLSGMADGVLLNGAVWLLRPFLGVGRAAIRDFLAERDEGWIDDPSNHNPRFERVRLRAEGDAAPLLPAGEGRSLLAARAAAFLADNARAEGAHFVLAVSAVETVLSDSAAWRGLLLLAATVGGRVHTLEARSAGRLRSFLASGTLSRLTAGRVVFDRRRDGLYLYREERGIAPLVLAAGEAGTWDGRYHVRNRTERTVVVCACGAAAGALHGPALRAARTAPCLKFEDGGAVAAGHAAVTPVIAPYAHFLPRFDLPVAHALADVLGCARFPPPPNE; this is translated from the coding sequence GTGGCCCGCGCGGACAATCCCGTCGTCGAGGCAGCCGGCCATCTGCTTGCCAGTTTCAAACGCCCCGCAAAGCTCCTGATCGCCATTTCCGGCGGGAGCGATTCGACCGGGCTTCTTGTGGCCCTCGCCACGCTTTGCGCCACCGGGCGCTATCCGCACATCACCCTTTCCGCCTGTACCGTCGATCATGACCTGCGCGCCGGCTCGTCCGAGGAGGCGCTTGCCGTCGGCGCGCTCTGCGACCGCTACGGCATCGCGCATGCGATCCGCCGCTGGGAAGGGGCCAAACCCGCGACGGGCCTGCAGGCCGCCGCCCGTGCCATGCGCTACGATCTTCTCGTCGATGCCGCGCGGGAAGGCGGCGCGGACGCCATCGTCGCCGCTCATACGTTGGACGACCAGCACGAAACCGTCGCCATGCGCGCGGCCCGCGCGCAGCAGGGTGTCGGCCTTTCCGGCATGGCGGATGGCGTGCTGCTGAATGGCGCCGTCTGGCTGCTGCGGCCGTTCCTCGGCGTCGGACGCGCCGCGATCCGGGACTTCCTTGCTGAAAGGGATGAGGGCTGGATCGATGATCCGAGCAACCACAATCCTCGCTTCGAGCGGGTGCGCCTGCGGGCCGAGGGCGATGCCGCGCCGCTGTTGCCGGCCGGCGAGGGGCGCTCCCTGCTGGCCGCGCGCGCGGCGGCGTTCCTGGCGGATAATGCGCGGGCGGAGGGTGCGCATTTCGTCCTTGCCGTATCCGCCGTCGAAACCGTTCTGTCCGATTCCGCCGCCTGGCGGGGCCTGCTGCTGCTGGCGGCGACGGTAGGGGGGCGGGTCCACACGCTCGAAGCCCGCTCCGCCGGTCGCCTCCGATCGTTCCTCGCCAGCGGCACACTGTCGCGGCTGACGGCGGGGCGCGTGGTGTTCGACCGCCGGCGGGATGGCCTCTATCTCTATCGTGAGGAGCGGGGTATCGCGCCACTCGTCCTTGCGGCGGGCGAAGCCGGGACATGGGACGGACGCTATCATGTGCGCAACCGGACGGAGCGGACGGTCGTGGTTTGCGCCTGCGGCGCGGCGGCCGGTGCGCTGCATGGCCCAGCCTTGCGGGCCGCACGAACCGCGCCGTGCCTGAAATTCGAGGATGGCGGCGCGGTGGCGGCGGGCCATGCCGCCGTCACGCCGGTGATCGCGCCCTATGCGCATTTCCTGCCTCGCTTCGACCTGCCGGTCGCCCATGCCCTCGCGGATGTTCTCGGATGCGCGCGCTTCCCACCCCCACCGAACGAATGA